The Chthonomonas sp. genome includes a window with the following:
- a CDS encoding helix-turn-helix transcriptional regulator, with the protein MTDDAFFALADPVRREIVRRLSDQGPTPTLRLLDGLGSTRQGATRHLTVLERSGLVISERKGREIVRRLDAQPLAEMLAWLGELDRQWQMRLNRLAEQYDA; encoded by the coding sequence TTGACCGACGACGCATTCTTTGCCCTGGCCGATCCTGTCCGGCGCGAGATCGTCAGGCGGCTCAGCGACCAAGGGCCGACGCCGACGCTTCGGCTTCTCGACGGGTTGGGCTCAACGCGCCAAGGTGCCACGCGGCATTTGACAGTCCTGGAGCGGTCGGGTTTAGTGATCAGCGAACGCAAGGGGCGCGAGATCGTTCGGAGGCTCGATGCGCAGCCGCTCGCGGAGATGTTGGCCTGGCTGGGCGAGTTGGACAGGCAGTGGCAAATGCGACTGAATCGCCTGGCCGAGCAGTACGATGCATAG
- a CDS encoding PEP-CTERM sorting domain-containing protein: MRIAKIYCLALVAGLAPSAFANITGFTAAVNSGVVHKNASSNPLNVYYASASGIPHSFSDPLTISSPGTMNYSSQVSTAGQMTINTPTVWEYRSTFAGDVGCYGSPNMGISTGYAEIGFSSWFTVTLDAPGTLYAYSTNTVANLTFGSLQSTAALRKSIQVNGVFIHGTFSDGAYVVPLAAGVHSVQIDEQALASFVASPLNPTDSAFAYGTSRTRVRIESVPEPGTMAVGLGLAALLLRRRR; encoded by the coding sequence ATGCGAATTGCGAAGATCTACTGTCTCGCGTTGGTCGCGGGTTTGGCTCCGTCGGCCTTCGCCAACATCACCGGATTTACGGCAGCCGTCAACTCAGGGGTCGTGCACAAAAACGCCTCATCGAATCCTCTGAACGTGTACTATGCCAGCGCGAGTGGGATCCCTCACAGCTTTTCCGATCCGCTGACGATTTCCTCGCCAGGCACGATGAACTACTCCAGCCAGGTATCGACCGCGGGACAAATGACAATCAATACACCGACGGTCTGGGAGTATCGATCGACCTTCGCTGGCGATGTGGGATGCTACGGTTCGCCAAACATGGGCATCAGCACGGGCTATGCCGAGATCGGGTTCTCCAGCTGGTTCACGGTGACGTTGGACGCCCCCGGGACCCTATACGCCTACTCGACGAATACAGTCGCGAACCTGACGTTCGGGTCGCTGCAATCAACGGCCGCCCTTCGTAAATCGATTCAAGTCAATGGCGTGTTCATTCACGGCACGTTCAGTGATGGTGCCTATGTGGTGCCGCTCGCTGCTGGCGTGCATTCGGTGCAGATCGATGAGCAGGCGCTTGCAAGCTTCGTCGCGTCACCTCTGAACCCGACCGACAGCGCCTTTGCCTACGGCACCAGCCGCACGCGGGTCCGCATCGAGTCTGTCCCCGAACCGGGCACCATGGCCGTCGGACTTGGGCTCGCGGCGCTGCTCCTTCGCCGCCGCCGCTGA
- a CDS encoding SRPBCC domain-containing protein, with amino-acid sequence MLHIADSITRSVFVNAAPVVVWERSFATPAALASWFPDRIEGEFVLGQTFALIWGEHRCEARLVEIVPCQSLAYQWHPADTFTLDALPESELTTVRFTLAESSGGTTITVVETGFSKIAESRAAFAFEQNNAGWDEELPKLSRSYEV; translated from the coding sequence ATGTTGCATATTGCTGACTCCATCACTCGCTCGGTGTTCGTTAACGCCGCTCCCGTCGTCGTCTGGGAGCGGTCGTTCGCGACTCCGGCGGCCCTCGCCTCTTGGTTTCCGGACCGAATCGAGGGCGAGTTCGTCTTGGGTCAGACTTTCGCGCTCATCTGGGGTGAGCACCGGTGCGAAGCGCGGCTCGTGGAAATCGTTCCCTGCCAATCGCTCGCCTATCAATGGCATCCGGCCGACACGTTCACCCTCGATGCCCTGCCTGAATCCGAACTTACGACGGTGAGATTCACGCTCGCCGAATCGTCTGGCGGCACGACGATTACTGTTGTGGAAACCGGTTTCTCCAAAATCGCTGAGTCTCGCGCAGCCTTTGCTTTCGAGCAGAACAACGCTGGCTGGGACGAGGAACTGCCCAAGCTGTCGCGGAGCTACGAAGTTTGA
- a CDS encoding tetratricopeptide repeat protein: protein MKLTLFGQFRIEGGAEPIRLSAARRLIALLCLRPGTTWDRARIASHVWPATDGPGARERLRTTLASARRALGDNVSWEGGRNSLRLVPADFQVDLWEAQAEWRRAGLAPDASAEFEALSRLSDLTSGVLLPEMPEFLSHEREEWCRRTVEALLRLATIEQERENLESAARFLERSLSLSPYDERAWTGLIRVQARLGQHVEVCDRFARARQQLRNALGSDFSSSLRQLAQQARRGDHSASSLSAEQIEMIARTISRQIESAPLRAAEFLGSEEFRLEVFQSPVKAADLLERVLACTTGGAPARMQCAVYAMMAYTLSGSDARILALGQEVANFDSDPTRLRAAETMRAGAYLNRGQFVPALVSYERALTHAIAVGNIPGIDLVMAQRAVIEWELGKATETLAVLTEIEHRLGQYDEHNARVGRATLNGYIGLVHLYDGETAAAKKCLERCTALAHDAGHASAADLMMPALGLCQILLGNFVDGVDQLRKGLARIHRLKSDRRTLRAIDYCAFGLVHLGRAEEAMALLNQSDHLRRRANIPNSPIHQSYGDQLRASCGEAQPIPILEEEQSVRELVAKALAMLS, encoded by the coding sequence ATGAAGCTCACACTATTTGGTCAGTTTCGGATAGAAGGCGGGGCAGAACCGATTCGCCTTTCGGCTGCCAGAAGGCTGATTGCGCTCCTGTGCCTGCGGCCTGGCACGACCTGGGATCGAGCCCGCATTGCCTCGCATGTTTGGCCAGCGACCGACGGTCCCGGCGCTCGGGAGCGTCTGCGCACAACGCTGGCGAGCGCACGCCGCGCCCTAGGGGACAACGTTTCCTGGGAGGGCGGACGCAATTCGCTGAGGCTGGTCCCGGCCGATTTTCAGGTGGATCTGTGGGAGGCTCAGGCCGAATGGCGTCGTGCCGGACTGGCTCCCGACGCGAGCGCTGAGTTTGAAGCGCTCTCCCGTCTGAGTGATCTCACCTCCGGAGTGCTATTGCCGGAGATGCCCGAGTTCTTATCGCATGAGCGCGAGGAATGGTGTCGGCGCACGGTCGAGGCGCTGCTGCGGCTGGCGACCATCGAGCAGGAGCGAGAGAACCTGGAGAGCGCCGCGCGATTCCTTGAGCGAAGCTTGTCGCTATCCCCCTACGATGAGCGCGCATGGACGGGCCTGATTCGAGTGCAGGCGCGGTTGGGCCAACATGTCGAAGTTTGCGATCGGTTCGCCAGGGCCCGTCAGCAGTTGCGGAATGCGCTGGGTTCTGATTTCAGTTCTTCGCTTCGTCAGCTTGCCCAGCAGGCAAGACGCGGCGATCATTCCGCCAGCAGTCTGTCCGCGGAGCAGATAGAAATGATCGCGAGAACGATCTCCCGTCAGATCGAATCGGCTCCGCTACGGGCGGCGGAGTTTCTGGGCTCGGAGGAGTTTCGTCTGGAGGTGTTTCAGTCTCCAGTCAAGGCGGCCGACCTCTTGGAACGGGTGCTTGCATGCACCACCGGCGGCGCACCAGCCCGCATGCAATGCGCTGTCTACGCGATGATGGCGTACACCCTCTCCGGGAGCGATGCACGTATTCTGGCCCTGGGCCAAGAAGTTGCCAACTTTGACTCCGATCCCACCCGATTGAGAGCGGCCGAGACCATGCGCGCGGGAGCATATCTGAACCGGGGACAGTTCGTTCCAGCACTCGTCAGCTATGAAAGAGCCCTTACGCACGCCATTGCGGTGGGCAACATCCCAGGCATCGACTTGGTGATGGCCCAGCGCGCCGTGATCGAATGGGAACTCGGCAAAGCCACAGAGACTCTAGCTGTGCTGACTGAGATCGAGCATCGCCTCGGCCAGTACGATGAACATAATGCGCGCGTGGGTCGCGCGACTCTCAACGGCTACATTGGTCTCGTACACCTTTACGATGGCGAGACAGCGGCCGCGAAGAAGTGCCTTGAGCGATGCACTGCTCTGGCCCACGATGCCGGCCACGCGTCTGCCGCTGACCTCATGATGCCCGCCCTGGGGCTGTGTCAGATCCTGCTTGGAAACTTCGTGGACGGCGTGGATCAACTAAGAAAGGGTCTGGCTCGAATTCATCGGCTCAAATCCGACAGGCGAACCTTGCGGGCCATTGACTACTGTGCCTTTGGTCTCGTTCATTTGGGTCGCGCGGAAGAGGCGATGGCGCTTCTGAACCAAAGTGACCACCTGAGGCGAAGAGCGAATATTCCCAACTCGCCGATCCACCAAAGCTACGGCGACCAGCTTCGTGCGTCCTGCGGCGAGGCCCAGCCAATCCCAATTCTTGAAGAGGAGCAGTCCGTCCGCGAACTGGTCGCTAAGGCATTGGCAATGCTGTCTTAG
- a CDS encoding sodium-dependent bicarbonate transport family permease: MDLGSILQANLLSPMVLAFLLGALATIIKSDLSLPEGLYTSLSMYLLFAIGLKGGVELSLTPIEHIIWPVLATIALSLLTTGIAYFASRKLGKVDHLNSAALAAHYGSVSAVTFIAAVTFATTVKTPAEGFMPALVALLEVPALLLALSLGSSETPNQARRELIRELFTGRTILLLLGGMAIGVVSGKTGVEQVQPLFGDLFKGALTFFLLEMGLVAARRLSDLRKHALFLGLYGVGVPLVNGAIGVGIGTLAGLSAGGSGVLGAMAASASYIAAPAAVRVAIPSANPSLYLTASLAVTFPFNLVLGIPLYNQLASALAHR, from the coding sequence ATGGATCTGGGCTCGATTCTCCAGGCGAACCTGCTGTCGCCGATGGTGCTCGCGTTCCTGCTTGGCGCACTGGCCACCATTATCAAGAGCGATCTGTCCCTCCCCGAGGGGCTCTACACCTCGCTGTCCATGTACCTGCTCTTCGCCATCGGGCTCAAGGGTGGAGTCGAGCTGTCGCTCACGCCGATCGAGCACATCATCTGGCCCGTTCTGGCCACCATCGCCCTTTCCCTCCTCACCACTGGGATCGCCTACTTCGCCTCGCGCAAGCTTGGAAAGGTGGACCACCTGAACTCCGCCGCGCTCGCCGCTCACTACGGCTCGGTCTCCGCGGTTACGTTTATCGCGGCGGTGACCTTCGCGACGACGGTCAAGACGCCCGCCGAAGGGTTCATGCCCGCGCTGGTCGCGCTGCTCGAAGTTCCCGCGCTGTTGTTAGCCCTGAGCCTGGGTTCGTCTGAAACCCCGAACCAGGCCCGGCGCGAACTCATCCGCGAGCTGTTCACCGGTCGCACGATCCTCCTACTCCTTGGCGGCATGGCCATCGGTGTCGTCTCGGGCAAGACCGGCGTCGAGCAAGTGCAGCCGCTTTTCGGAGATCTGTTCAAAGGCGCGCTGACCTTCTTCTTGCTCGAAATGGGGTTGGTCGCCGCGCGACGTCTGAGCGATCTGCGAAAGCACGCCCTGTTCCTCGGGTTGTACGGGGTGGGTGTGCCGCTCGTGAATGGTGCGATCGGCGTCGGGATCGGCACGCTCGCGGGTCTGTCTGCCGGTGGATCGGGGGTGCTGGGTGCGATGGCCGCGAGCGCAAGCTATATCGCTGCGCCCGCGGCGGTGCGGGTCGCCATCCCATCCGCGAATCCGAGTCTGTACCTGACCGCGTCGCTGGCGGTGACCTTCCCGTTCAATCTTGTGCTCGGGATTCCGCTCTACAACCAGCTCGCTTCCGCGCTAGCGCACCGCTGA
- a CDS encoding prohibitin family protein, producing MVTIGIFFLVIGISIYRAAKREEHPAQRAGKLGAGGFFTLFGLILTLTSCIKVVQSGHVGVVRIFGSVQPVALAEGLHVVNPFATVESVSIRTEEYTMSGVRGEGAVSGDDAIRTLSRDGLPLPVDVTVNYRVMPGSVPWLFRNVGIAEDYIAKIVRPSARAAVRDAVSQFTAQEAYSSKRDALADLVSQRLSHYIESTLSRSEGYKGSAFIVQQVLIRNIELPDRLKASIEAKLTAEQEALRMQYILDKEKQEAERKRIEARGIADFQAIVSQGLTDKLLMWKGIEATQDLAKSDNSKVVIVGGGKGGLPVILNADSLSTGK from the coding sequence ATGGTCACCATTGGGATCTTTTTTCTCGTCATCGGCATCTCGATCTATCGCGCGGCAAAGCGCGAAGAGCATCCTGCTCAGCGAGCGGGGAAACTCGGCGCGGGTGGTTTCTTCACGCTTTTTGGTTTGATCCTCACGCTCACGAGCTGCATCAAAGTCGTGCAATCGGGACACGTCGGCGTCGTACGGATCTTTGGCTCCGTGCAACCTGTTGCTCTCGCCGAGGGGCTCCACGTCGTCAACCCATTTGCTACCGTCGAATCGGTCTCCATCCGAACCGAGGAGTACACCATGTCGGGCGTACGAGGTGAGGGTGCGGTTTCCGGCGACGATGCGATCCGGACCCTGAGCCGAGACGGTCTGCCGCTCCCGGTCGATGTCACGGTGAACTACCGCGTGATGCCGGGATCGGTGCCGTGGCTGTTCCGCAACGTGGGCATCGCGGAAGACTACATCGCCAAGATCGTTCGACCGTCAGCCCGCGCGGCGGTTCGAGATGCCGTCTCGCAGTTCACCGCGCAAGAGGCCTACTCAAGCAAGCGCGACGCCTTGGCAGACCTGGTGTCCCAGCGACTTTCGCACTACATCGAATCGACGCTCAGCCGCAGCGAAGGCTACAAAGGTTCGGCGTTCATCGTCCAGCAGGTCCTCATCCGCAACATCGAGTTGCCCGATCGCCTCAAGGCCAGCATTGAGGCCAAGCTGACCGCGGAACAAGAGGCCCTGCGCATGCAGTACATCCTCGACAAGGAGAAGCAGGAAGCCGAGCGTAAGCGGATCGAAGCGCGCGGTATCGCCGACTTCCAAGCGATCGTCAGTCAGGGACTTACTGACAAGCTGCTGATGTGGAAGGGGATCGAGGCGACTCAAGATCTCGCAAAGTCGGATAACAGCAAGGTCGTCATCGTGGGTGGCGGCAAGGGTGGCCTTCCCGTGATCCTGAACGCCGACTCGCTAAGCACTGGGAAATAA
- a CDS encoding tyrosine-type recombinase/integrase — MAHLAKPLSCHILRHTFATLTLENGYEIRTVQEPFGHRDFRTTMAYTQVLIALS; from the coding sequence TTGGCACACCTCGCCAAACCTCTGAGTTGCCATATTCTCAGGCACACGTTCGCAACCCTCACGCTGGAAAACGGCTACGAAATCCGTACCGTTCAGGAACCATTTGGGCACAGGGATTTCCGCACGACAATGGCGTACACCCAGGTCCTGATCGCTCTGAGCTGA
- a CDS encoding TetR/AcrR family transcriptional regulator codes for MSTSAHPSPAQHALQIALVDLAIEQGYDCATVQLIAQRAGVARSTFYGHYGCKDDLFAATLSRLHHSMVDHWRQSQRVRPTPGELSFLRPLIYHLCARRDLWCALRNSSARRLLVKGFKTMIADLAARDLGLEKPPSMSDQAMLSCLAGAFLEMMDRWLRGELRGPKEEIALNFERAAQAVTRSWRA; via the coding sequence ATGAGCACCAGCGCGCACCCCTCCCCCGCCCAGCATGCGCTCCAGATAGCGCTCGTCGACCTAGCGATCGAGCAGGGATACGATTGCGCGACCGTCCAATTGATCGCGCAGCGAGCAGGAGTCGCCCGTTCCACTTTCTATGGCCATTACGGTTGCAAAGACGACCTGTTCGCGGCGACGCTGAGCCGTCTGCATCACTCGATGGTCGACCACTGGCGACAGTCGCAGCGGGTCAGGCCAACACCCGGCGAACTGAGCTTTCTCCGTCCATTGATCTACCATTTGTGTGCGCGCCGTGACCTCTGGTGTGCGTTGCGCAACTCCTCGGCTCGGCGCCTGCTTGTGAAGGGCTTCAAGACGATGATCGCGGATCTCGCAGCGCGTGATCTGGGTCTGGAGAAGCCGCCCAGCATGAGCGATCAGGCGATGCTTTCGTGTCTTGCCGGTGCCTTTCTTGAGATGATGGATCGTTGGTTGCGCGGGGAACTCCGCGGCCCAAAAGAAGAGATCGCACTCAACTTTGAGAGAGCCGCTCAAGCAGTGACGCGATCGTGGCGAGCCTAG
- a CDS encoding PEP-CTERM sorting domain-containing protein (PEP-CTERM proteins occur, often in large numbers, in the proteomes of bacteria that also encode an exosortase, a predicted intramembrane cysteine proteinase. The presence of a PEP-CTERM domain at a protein's C-terminus predicts cleavage within the sorting domain, followed by covalent anchoring to some some component of the (usually Gram-negative) cell surface. Many PEP-CTERM proteins exhibit an unusual sequence composition that includes large numbers of potential glycosylation sites. Expression of one such protein has been shown restore the ability of a bacterium to form floc, a type of biofilm.), which translates to MANASYDMVVMLDYSTKSLKRFDGQTGAYLGEIGAGRMIRPRFVERGPNAGEIVVTDELDPVLKYSTIHVFNVHTGELKRQLYETGFQSLAGIHRDPTTGAYTVADVTTSTTLRLHTINSALTGVTGFNAATIAGVSVTAFGADVAVIGGVPWVAGYSNAYRRVDTSASSTSFSNGGMGVTTCFGTMRSRTGAAFTYVGSNGGGTLAAIGATAISTTLTSVYGIGSGHEYDYVAGYRGGLPVIDVYNRSFLTGSFGTAQITNPADMVVITAPEPAAWLGLSVGLLVLLKRRR; encoded by the coding sequence GTGGCTAACGCCAGCTATGACATGGTCGTAATGCTCGACTATTCCACCAAATCGCTCAAGCGATTCGACGGCCAGACCGGTGCCTACCTCGGAGAGATCGGCGCGGGCCGCATGATTCGCCCGCGGTTCGTTGAGCGCGGGCCCAACGCGGGCGAGATCGTGGTGACCGACGAGCTGGATCCCGTCCTCAAGTACTCCACGATCCACGTCTTCAACGTCCACACAGGTGAACTGAAGCGGCAACTGTACGAAACCGGGTTTCAGAGTCTGGCGGGTATCCACCGAGACCCGACCACTGGGGCCTATACTGTCGCTGACGTCACTACCTCAACGACTCTGAGGCTCCACACTATCAATTCCGCTTTGACCGGGGTGACCGGCTTCAACGCGGCCACGATTGCCGGGGTCAGCGTCACTGCGTTTGGAGCCGACGTTGCGGTGATCGGCGGCGTGCCGTGGGTGGCTGGGTACTCGAATGCTTACCGTAGAGTTGATACTTCCGCCTCATCGACCTCCTTTAGCAATGGTGGCATGGGTGTGACAACCTGCTTCGGGACCATGCGATCTCGAACTGGTGCTGCCTTCACATACGTTGGTAGCAATGGGGGTGGGACACTTGCTGCGATCGGCGCAACTGCGATTAGTACTACGCTCACGAGCGTGTATGGGATCGGCAGTGGCCATGAGTACGATTACGTGGCAGGCTACCGTGGCGGCTTACCCGTCATTGACGTCTATAACCGCAGCTTCCTCACCGGATCGTTTGGCACGGCGCAGATCACCAACCCTGCTGACATGGTGGTGATCACCGCTCCAGAACCCGCCGCGTGGCTGGGTCTCAGCGTGGGTCTGCTGGTGTTGCTGAAGCGTCGTCGCTAG
- a CDS encoding DUF1905 domain-containing protein → MAHAIRFQTTLLQATEELFAFVRLPEDASQALPSRGMVSVEGTADGHPFAVTLEPDGQGGHWFRVDQKLALSVGSTVDFEIAPVSVEPEPVVPEDLLQALERAPAKAQATWDSTTAVARRDWIQWIVSGKKAETRALRIEKACEMLASGKRRVCCFDRSGMYSKSLSCPVAEGESI, encoded by the coding sequence ATGGCGCACGCGATTCGATTCCAAACGACTCTCTTGCAGGCGACCGAGGAGCTGTTCGCATTCGTTCGTCTGCCCGAAGATGCGAGCCAGGCGCTGCCTTCGCGGGGCATGGTGTCGGTGGAGGGCACGGCAGACGGGCACCCATTCGCCGTGACCTTGGAACCGGACGGTCAAGGTGGTCATTGGTTCCGAGTGGACCAGAAGCTCGCGCTCTCGGTCGGCTCAACCGTCGATTTCGAGATCGCCCCAGTCTCCGTCGAGCCCGAGCCCGTTGTCCCTGAAGACCTTTTGCAGGCACTTGAGCGCGCTCCGGCCAAAGCTCAGGCGACCTGGGACAGCACCACTGCAGTGGCGCGTCGCGATTGGATCCAGTGGATCGTATCCGGCAAGAAGGCGGAGACCCGGGCGCTCCGTATCGAGAAGGCGTGCGAAATGCTGGCCTCGGGCAAGCGACGGGTCTGCTGTTTCGACCGCTCCGGCATGTACAGCAAAAGCCTCAGTTGCCCGGTTGCCGAGGGCGAGTCGATCTAG
- a CDS encoding HNH endonuclease — protein MKFELRKTARGLSDDELLEDLRRVARKLGRETVTISDYTEHGLGHATTIQRRFRSWFKALENAGLKPSRSHIGVSEDDLFENLRAVWVSLGRQPSYGEINAPLSAYSAGTYANRFGSWSQALLQFVEWANADEAADQDEFHIGAESLRNAKAQPRRTKREISERMRFRILVRDGFKCNACGASPLQSPGTELHVDHIVPWSKGGETVPENLATKCSRCNLGKGNAFEV, from the coding sequence ATGAAGTTCGAACTTCGAAAGACGGCGCGAGGCCTGAGCGATGATGAGTTGCTGGAAGATCTCCGGCGTGTTGCCCGCAAGCTTGGCCGAGAGACGGTAACTATCTCTGACTACACCGAGCATGGACTCGGTCACGCAACGACCATTCAGCGGCGCTTTCGCTCGTGGTTCAAGGCACTGGAGAATGCTGGCCTTAAGCCCAGTCGATCCCACATTGGAGTATCTGAGGACGACCTTTTCGAGAACCTTCGGGCTGTTTGGGTGTCACTCGGACGGCAGCCGAGCTACGGTGAAATCAATGCCCCACTGTCGGCGTACTCCGCCGGGACATATGCGAACCGATTCGGCAGCTGGTCACAGGCCCTTCTGCAATTCGTTGAATGGGCCAACGCTGATGAAGCCGCGGACCAAGATGAATTTCACATCGGAGCAGAAAGCCTGCGGAACGCAAAAGCCCAACCTCGTAGAACCAAACGAGAGATCAGCGAGCGGATGAGATTTCGCATCTTGGTTAGAGACGGCTTCAAATGCAACGCGTGTGGCGCAAGTCCGCTACAGAGCCCTGGCACAGAGCTGCACGTTGACCACATTGTGCCTTGGTCAAAGGGTGGTGAGACAGTTCCAGAGAACTTGGCCACAAAGTGCTCCAGATGCAATCTCGGGAAAGGTAACGCTTTTGAGGTCTAA
- a CDS encoding alpha amylase N-terminal ig-like domain-containing protein has protein sequence MDKQSPLDAEQAVEISYRPALSTHLSSVAVVGSFNNWDKTKHPLSESKGGEWTGTFPLKPGVYSCLFVVNEDKWIPIPGLPTKNDLNGNVNSLLTVEPALFKNRTGITYAALLHDPTRVFTVRRSSHEFGLKLRTRKGDARAIRILLEDGNSATMRRIGGDALFDQWYGLVTLAQLEVRYAFEIRGESETARYPREWFEQNFAKIPLPSPQNWVKDAIFYQIFPDRFATEDADRTMWGAIPAQKGWAGGNLAGITRHLSHLKELGVNAIYLNPIFPAGSYHAYDTDDYLDIEPHFGSLSDFRELVKQSHATGIRIMLDGVYNHTSVNHPFFKDLIKNEARSEYSKWYFPLSFPISTKEGQQTYVGWAGVHRMPKLNTGNPAVQEFVGRVGQFWVGEMGADAWRLDVADEVDPECWRKFRIAVRSANPEAYIVGEAWHDPAPWVQGDQHDATMNYQWREAVLQFFGNRTLTARQFDARLRDLRELIPEEVTSVQYNLLGSHDTPRLLTLMGGDKARMAQAVVFQFLYPGVPSIYYGDEIGMVGWHDPDCRRGMIWSRRKWDMSVFKLYRKMISLRSRSEAVRRGSYRTVAAESRPGLFVFERQLGRQRVRAAFNVGNHPIELPDAPGFRALDLSPKSGDLQPGAFRILVRSR, from the coding sequence GTGGACAAGCAGAGCCCCTTGGATGCCGAGCAAGCCGTTGAGATCTCGTACCGGCCTGCACTGTCTACGCACCTGAGCTCAGTGGCGGTTGTTGGCTCATTCAACAACTGGGACAAGACGAAGCACCCGCTTTCCGAGAGCAAGGGCGGGGAGTGGACAGGAACGTTCCCTCTGAAACCGGGTGTTTACTCGTGCCTTTTCGTCGTCAATGAAGATAAATGGATACCAATTCCTGGACTTCCGACGAAAAACGATCTCAATGGCAACGTAAACTCGCTGCTGACTGTCGAACCCGCGCTCTTCAAGAACCGAACCGGGATTACCTATGCGGCGCTGCTCCATGATCCAACGCGTGTGTTCACCGTCCGCCGCTCGTCGCATGAGTTTGGGCTAAAGCTGAGGACTCGGAAGGGGGACGCGCGCGCAATTCGGATCCTACTGGAAGATGGAAACAGCGCGACGATGCGGCGAATCGGCGGAGACGCCCTATTCGATCAGTGGTACGGACTCGTAACCTTGGCGCAACTTGAGGTGCGGTATGCATTCGAAATCCGAGGCGAATCCGAAACAGCGCGCTATCCACGAGAGTGGTTTGAGCAGAACTTTGCGAAGATCCCGCTACCTAGCCCTCAAAATTGGGTCAAGGACGCGATTTTCTACCAGATATTCCCGGATCGCTTCGCTACTGAGGACGCGGACAGAACAATGTGGGGCGCTATCCCCGCGCAGAAGGGGTGGGCAGGCGGGAACCTCGCCGGGATCACCCGGCATCTGAGCCACCTGAAGGAGCTGGGAGTCAATGCCATCTATCTTAACCCGATATTTCCAGCGGGAAGTTACCACGCCTACGATACCGATGATTATCTTGACATAGAACCTCATTTTGGTTCGCTGTCCGATTTCCGCGAGCTCGTCAAGCAGTCACATGCAACCGGTATTCGGATCATGCTGGATGGGGTCTATAACCACACAAGCGTTAACCACCCATTTTTCAAGGATCTGATAAAAAACGAGGCGCGATCTGAGTACTCCAAGTGGTACTTCCCCCTGAGTTTTCCGATCTCGACCAAAGAAGGGCAGCAGACATACGTGGGATGGGCAGGCGTCCACCGGATGCCAAAGCTTAACACAGGCAATCCAGCGGTGCAAGAGTTCGTTGGGCGGGTTGGCCAGTTCTGGGTGGGTGAAATGGGGGCAGATGCGTGGCGATTGGACGTGGCCGACGAGGTCGATCCCGAGTGCTGGCGCAAGTTCCGTATCGCAGTGCGGTCAGCCAACCCCGAGGCGTACATTGTCGGAGAAGCGTGGCACGACCCCGCTCCCTGGGTGCAGGGCGACCAGCACGATGCGACCATGAATTACCAGTGGCGCGAAGCTGTGCTGCAGTTCTTTGGGAATCGTACGCTGACGGCGCGTCAATTTGATGCGCGGCTGCGCGACCTTAGAGAACTTATTCCGGAAGAGGTGACATCAGTACAGTACAATTTGCTCGGCAGTCATGACACGCCACGGCTGCTGACGCTTATGGGCGGCGACAAGGCACGGATGGCCCAGGCGGTGGTGTTCCAGTTCCTCTATCCCGGAGTGCCGAGCATCTACTACGGCGATGAGATCGGGATGGTGGGATGGCATGACCCGGATTGCCGTCGCGGCATGATCTGGAGTCGCCGTAAGTGGGACATGTCCGTTTTCAAGTTGTACAGAAAAATGATATCGCTCCGCTCTCGGTCCGAAGCGGTGCGGCGCGGTTCGTACCGCACGGTAGCTGCCGAATCGAGGCCGGGACTGTTCGTCTTCGAGCGGCAGCTCGGACGCCAGCGGGTCCGGGCCGCTTTCAACGTGGGAAACCATCCGATCGAGCTACCCGACGCTCCCGGGTTCCGTGCCCTCGACCTGAGCCCCAAGTCAGGGGATCTGCAGCCGGGGGCCTTTCGCATTCTCGTTCGCTCGCGGTAA